A part of Girardinichthys multiradiatus isolate DD_20200921_A chromosome 12, DD_fGirMul_XY1, whole genome shotgun sequence genomic DNA contains:
- the LOC124878450 gene encoding probable gluconokinase isoform X1 produces MIYIIMGVSGSGKTSLGTFLSEKLGWPFYEGDNFHPQENIKKMACGEPLTDQDRFPWLLKLHEIIERERCSGSDALIACSALKHLYRQILLHGSTAVAPNICPHHISPSSPEVFFLYLLGDYDLIHQRMVARQGHYMKADMLRSQFDILEPPSDEENVLTLDIRRSLGEMVLEVEKHIESLKLKLEPLQQTENATFLG; encoded by the exons ATGATCTACATCATAATGGGAGTCTCTGGCTCTGGAAA AACCAGTTTAGGGACGTTCCTTTCTGAAAAG CTTGGCTGGCCCTTCTATGAAGGCGATAACTTCCACCCACAAGAGAACATCAAGAAGATGGCTTGTGGTGAACCACTTACAGACCAG GACAGATTTCCGTGGCTTCTCAAACTACACGAAATCATTGAGAG AGAAAGGTGTTCAGGCTCAGACGCTCTTATAGCTTGTTCAGCTCTGAAGCACCTCTACAGGCAGATCCTCCTCCATGGCTCCACGGCAGTGGCTCCAAATATTTGCCCTCACCACATATCTCCATCCTCTCCAGAGGTCTTCTTCCTCTACCTGCTCGGTGACTACGATCTCATTCACCAGAGGATGGTGGCCCGGCAGGGACATTACATGAAAGCAGATATGCTGCGCTCCCAGTTTGATATTTTGGAGCCTCCATCAGACGAGGAGAACGTGCTCACCCTGGACATCAGGAGGAGCCTGGGTGAGATGGTCCTGGAAGTTGAGAAGCACATTGAAAGCCTGAAGCTGAAGCTGGAACCACTGCAGCAGACTGAGAACGCAAcatttcttgggtaa
- the LOC124878450 gene encoding probable gluconokinase isoform X2, with product MKAITSTHKRTSRRWLVVNHLQTRFPWLLKLHEIIERERCSGSDALIACSALKHLYRQILLHGSTAVAPNICPHHISPSSPEVFFLYLLGDYDLIHQRMVARQGHYMKADMLRSQFDILEPPSDEENVLTLDIRRSLGEMVLEVEKHIESLKLKLEPLQQTENATFLG from the exons ATGAAGGCGATAACTTCCACCCACAAGAGAACATCAAGAAGATGGCTTGTGGTGAACCACTTACAGACCAG ATTTCCGTGGCTTCTCAAACTACACGAAATCATTGAGAG AGAAAGGTGTTCAGGCTCAGACGCTCTTATAGCTTGTTCAGCTCTGAAGCACCTCTACAGGCAGATCCTCCTCCATGGCTCCACGGCAGTGGCTCCAAATATTTGCCCTCACCACATATCTCCATCCTCTCCAGAGGTCTTCTTCCTCTACCTGCTCGGTGACTACGATCTCATTCACCAGAGGATGGTGGCCCGGCAGGGACATTACATGAAAGCAGATATGCTGCGCTCCCAGTTTGATATTTTGGAGCCTCCATCAGACGAGGAGAACGTGCTCACCCTGGACATCAGGAGGAGCCTGGGTGAGATGGTCCTGGAAGTTGAGAAGCACATTGAAAGCCTGAAGCTGAAGCTGGAACCACTGCAGCAGACTGAGAACGCAAcatttcttgggtaa
- the LOC124878449 gene encoding ubiquilin-1-like translates to MSDSAKEESVNADDPHRSEKIHVVLRSVSESRVFTVRGDCTIRQLKLCLSERLRSPAEQLVLTHSGRVLRESELMSHLKEQKGSVSLCMIRRPEPSSGQTPSDPASEPVQSELTAVPDPDPKQTPTPTSPLYLVAGLDSLGLENSQSSFFTALPSQMESQLLSDPERMHCVLASPLVQNTLCTSRPQLTRQLILSNPQIQQLPKTNPEVEDNSDVKKQVLELTREPKMIEKAMQNGSRALGNLIMVQDNPENNPTLDVLQATDEQQHLPKQSQKSTFPLVTTSCESHRGPGAPTSPTSPLSSDSTDPLREAGATPRAGSSFQSPLTAGMQSLLEEITASPGLMESLVSGPYINSLLNCLSQNPDFAAQMLLSHPLFSGNVQLQEQMTQQIPLFLQQMQSPELLSMMLNPRAMEALLQIQHGLQTLSVEAPLLMPVAGLGTSGSTGHNGAPVHPSDPDLNNQSGCSPQDAPLTKQQQQQQQQFVHQMLKALADTNNGVRHEEEEDFQEELQQLSSMGFRDRQANLQALISTGGDLFSALHLLSL, encoded by the exons ATGTCAGACTCGGCGAAAGAAGAATCAGTAAACGCAGATGACCCCCACAGGTCTGAAAAGATCCACGTTGTCCTCAGAAGTGTCTCGGAGAGCAGAGTGTTCACCGTCAGAGGAGACTGCAccatcagacag CTGAAACTGTGTCTGTCAGAGCGGCTGCGGTCCCCAGCAGAGCAGCTGGTGCTGACCCACTCCGGACGGGTACTCAGAGAGTCAGAACTCATGAGTCACCTTAAAGAACAGAAAGGATCTGTCAGCCTCTGCATGATCCGAAG GCCTGAGCCTTCATCTGGTCAGACTCCCAGTGATCCAGCGTCAGAACCCGTCCAGTCAGAGCTAACAGCTGTTCCTGACCCTGACCCCAAACAAACACCGACTCCTACTTCTCCGCTCTACCTGG TCGCGGGTCTGGACAGTCTAGGCTTGGAAAACAGCCAATCCAGCTTTTTCACTGCCCTCCCGAGCCAAATGGAGAGCCAGTTACTGAGTGATCCAGAGAGGATGCACTGTGTCCTGGCTAGCCCACTAGTGCAGAACACCCTTTGCACCTCCAGACCTCAATTAACAAGACAGCTCATTCTGTCTAATCCTCAAATTCAACAGCTTCCTAAAACAAACCCTGAAGTGGAGGACAACTCTGATGTCAAAAAGCAG GTTCTGGAGCTCACCAGGGAGCCCAAAATGATAGAAAAAGCGATGCAAAACGGAAGTAGAGCTTTGGGGAACTTGATCATGGTGCAGGATAACCCTGAAAACAATCCTACTCTGGATGTCCTTCAAGCAACAGATGAGCAGCAACATCTTCCTAAACAATCCCAG AAATCAACATTTCCATTAGtgacaacatcatgtgaaagtCATCGTGGACCAGGAGCACCAACCAGCCCAACATCACCTCTCTCCAGTGACTCCACAGATCCCCTCAGAGAAGCTGGTGCCACTCCCAGAGCTGGTTCAAGCTTTCAGAGCCCTCTTACAGCAG GTATGCAGTCGCTCCTGGAGGAGATCACAGCCAGTCCAGGTCTGATGGAGAGTCTGGTGTCTGGGCCGTACATCAACAGTCTTCTGAACTGCCTCAGCCAGAACCCTGACTTTGCAGCACAG ATGCTGCTGAGCCATCCTTTGTTCTCAGGAAATGTTCAGCTGCAGGAGCAGATGACGCAGCAGATTCCTCTCTTTCTGCAACAG ATGCAGAGTCCAGAGCTGCTGTCCATGATGCTGAACCCTCGAGCCATGGAGGCTTTGCTACAGATCCAACATGGCCTGCAGACACTGTCTGTGGAGGCTCCCCTCCTTATGCCTGT TGCTGGACTTGGAACCAGTGGCAGTACTGGTCATAATGGTGCTCCTGTTCACCCATCTGATCCTGACCTGAACAACCAGTCTGGGTGCAGTCCTCAGGATGCCCCACTgacaaaacaacagcagcagcagcagcaacagtttGTGCATCAGATGCTGAAGGCACTAGCTGACACCAACAATGGG GTTCGtcatgaggaagaggaggacttCCAGGAGGAGCTACAGCAGCTGAGCTCAATGGGCTTCAGAGACAGACAGGCAAACCTTCAGGCCCTCATCAGCACAGGAGGAGACCTGTTCTCTGCTCTACATCTGCTCAGTCTTTGA
- the gkap1 gene encoding G kinase-anchoring protein 1 isoform X1 → MASSAMITVPTTASRFALLQIDSDSDSDTSDPGKTNSKPGRDSSSGKPRQGKSGPTTGSGGKGAQGSEKKKDKKKKKKEQQQSEANELRNLAFKKIPQKSCAPPPCVTLSGIASELLNPGDHSIPSEGWQQWKQRDEQITTELYEADLEKALILSKLEYEQQKQQSSTNSASPKSRGGKEGGGKKDKKKSQQAKDKKTVSLQDFQAEGTAEHLNRKQEEPRGTNVAPGIGQEERFFNKVEDDVSRIIQREKRLEQYVNSPGQEVNISTEHEPDPRAEQLKYELEKKDQEIKKLKKTISEWEVKYKEVKARNAQLLKMLQQGEMKDKAEILLQVEEMLHIKEELSSQVTILHAALEQERSKVKGLQSEQPKHQGNKKGKKGSEVDQ, encoded by the exons ATGGCATCCTCTGCAATGATCACTGTCCCGACCACCGCCTCCCGGTTCGCCCTGCTTCAGATTGACTCTGATTCGGACTCCGACACCTCCGATCCTGGGAAGACGAACAGCAAACCCGGCAGGGACTCCTCATCCGGGAAGCCCAGACAGGGGAAATCTGGACCAACAACAGGATCAGGGGGTAAAGGTGCTCAAGGTAGCGAGAagaagaaagacaagaaaaagaagaagaaggagcaGCAGCAAAGTGAGGCGAATGAG CTGCGTAATCTGGCCTTCAAGAAGATTCCTCAAAAGTCCTGTGCCCCTCCGCCCTGTGTGACGCTGTCAGGAATAGCAAGTGAGCTCCTTAACCCAGGAGACCACAGCATACCTTCAGAGGGGTGGCAACAGTGGAAACAGAGAGATGAACAG ATAACCACAGAGCTGTATGAGGCAGATTTAGAAAAGGCCTTGATTCTAAGTAAACTGGAATATgaacaacagaaacag cagagcagcacaaacTCGGCTTCGCCAAAGTCACGAGGAGGAAAAGAGGGCGGTGGGAAGAAGGACAAGAAGAAAAGTCAGCAggcaaaagacaaaaagacaGTTTCTCTGCAGGACTTCCAGGCTGAAGGCACCGCTG agcatttaaatagaaaacaaGAG GAACCCAGAGGGACAAACGTAGCACCAGGAATCGGGCAGGAGGAACGTTTTTTTAACAAAGTGGAAGATGATGTGAGTCGAATTATCCAGAGGGAGAAAAGACTTGAACAGTATGTGAACAGCCCGGGACAAGAAGTCAACATATCCACAGAACATGAACCG GATCCCCGGGCAGAACAACTGAAATATGAGCTGGAGAAGAAGGACCAGGAGATTAAAAAGCTAAAGAAGACCATCTCAGAGTGGGAG GTGAAATACAAAGAGGTGAAAGCAAGAAATGCTCAGCTTCTTAAGATGCTCCAACAGGGGGAGA TGAAAGACAAAGCAGAAATACTTCTACAGGTAGAAGAAATGCTGCATATCAAAGAAGAACTGTCATCACAG GTAACAATATTACATGCTGCTCTCGAGCAAGAAAGATCAAAAGTTAAAGGGCTCCAATCAGAGCAACCAAAACATCAG GGAAACAAGAAAGGGAAGAAAGGCTCTGAGGTGGATCAATGA
- the gkap1 gene encoding G kinase-anchoring protein 1 isoform X4, with amino-acid sequence MASSAMITVPTTASRFALLQIDSDSDSDTSDPGKTNSKPGRDSSSGKPRQGKSGPTTGSGGKGAQGSEKKKDKKKKKKEQQQSEANELRNLAFKKIPQKSCAPPPCVTLSGIASELLNPGDHSIPSEGWQQWKQRDEQSSTNSASPKSRGGKEGGGKKDKKKSQQAKDKKTVSLQDFQAEGTAEHLNRKQEEPRGTNVAPGIGQEERFFNKVEDDVSRIIQREKRLEQYVNSPGQEVNISTEHEPDPRAEQLKYELEKKDQEIKKLKKTISEWEVKYKEVKARNAQLLKMLQQGEMKDKAEILLQVEEMLHIKEELSSQVTILHAALEQERSKVKGLQSEQPKHQGNKKGKKGSEVDQ; translated from the exons ATGGCATCCTCTGCAATGATCACTGTCCCGACCACCGCCTCCCGGTTCGCCCTGCTTCAGATTGACTCTGATTCGGACTCCGACACCTCCGATCCTGGGAAGACGAACAGCAAACCCGGCAGGGACTCCTCATCCGGGAAGCCCAGACAGGGGAAATCTGGACCAACAACAGGATCAGGGGGTAAAGGTGCTCAAGGTAGCGAGAagaagaaagacaagaaaaagaagaagaaggagcaGCAGCAAAGTGAGGCGAATGAG CTGCGTAATCTGGCCTTCAAGAAGATTCCTCAAAAGTCCTGTGCCCCTCCGCCCTGTGTGACGCTGTCAGGAATAGCAAGTGAGCTCCTTAACCCAGGAGACCACAGCATACCTTCAGAGGGGTGGCAACAGTGGAAACAGAGAGATGAACAG agcagcacaaacTCGGCTTCGCCAAAGTCACGAGGAGGAAAAGAGGGCGGTGGGAAGAAGGACAAGAAGAAAAGTCAGCAggcaaaagacaaaaagacaGTTTCTCTGCAGGACTTCCAGGCTGAAGGCACCGCTG agcatttaaatagaaaacaaGAG GAACCCAGAGGGACAAACGTAGCACCAGGAATCGGGCAGGAGGAACGTTTTTTTAACAAAGTGGAAGATGATGTGAGTCGAATTATCCAGAGGGAGAAAAGACTTGAACAGTATGTGAACAGCCCGGGACAAGAAGTCAACATATCCACAGAACATGAACCG GATCCCCGGGCAGAACAACTGAAATATGAGCTGGAGAAGAAGGACCAGGAGATTAAAAAGCTAAAGAAGACCATCTCAGAGTGGGAG GTGAAATACAAAGAGGTGAAAGCAAGAAATGCTCAGCTTCTTAAGATGCTCCAACAGGGGGAGA TGAAAGACAAAGCAGAAATACTTCTACAGGTAGAAGAAATGCTGCATATCAAAGAAGAACTGTCATCACAG GTAACAATATTACATGCTGCTCTCGAGCAAGAAAGATCAAAAGTTAAAGGGCTCCAATCAGAGCAACCAAAACATCAG GGAAACAAGAAAGGGAAGAAAGGCTCTGAGGTGGATCAATGA
- the gkap1 gene encoding G kinase-anchoring protein 1 isoform X3 encodes MASSAMITVPTTASRFALLQIDSDSDSDTSDPGKTNSKPGRDSSSGKPRQGKSGPTTGSGGKGAQGSEKKKDKKKKKKEQQQSEANELRNLAFKKIPQKSCAPPPCVTLSGIASELLNPGDHSIPSEGWQQWKQRDEQQSSTNSASPKSRGGKEGGGKKDKKKSQQAKDKKTVSLQDFQAEGTAEHLNRKQEEPRGTNVAPGIGQEERFFNKVEDDVSRIIQREKRLEQYVNSPGQEVNISTEHEPDPRAEQLKYELEKKDQEIKKLKKTISEWEVKYKEVKARNAQLLKMLQQGEMKDKAEILLQVEEMLHIKEELSSQVTILHAALEQERSKVKGLQSEQPKHQGNKKGKKGSEVDQ; translated from the exons ATGGCATCCTCTGCAATGATCACTGTCCCGACCACCGCCTCCCGGTTCGCCCTGCTTCAGATTGACTCTGATTCGGACTCCGACACCTCCGATCCTGGGAAGACGAACAGCAAACCCGGCAGGGACTCCTCATCCGGGAAGCCCAGACAGGGGAAATCTGGACCAACAACAGGATCAGGGGGTAAAGGTGCTCAAGGTAGCGAGAagaagaaagacaagaaaaagaagaagaaggagcaGCAGCAAAGTGAGGCGAATGAG CTGCGTAATCTGGCCTTCAAGAAGATTCCTCAAAAGTCCTGTGCCCCTCCGCCCTGTGTGACGCTGTCAGGAATAGCAAGTGAGCTCCTTAACCCAGGAGACCACAGCATACCTTCAGAGGGGTGGCAACAGTGGAAACAGAGAGATGAACAG cagagcagcacaaacTCGGCTTCGCCAAAGTCACGAGGAGGAAAAGAGGGCGGTGGGAAGAAGGACAAGAAGAAAAGTCAGCAggcaaaagacaaaaagacaGTTTCTCTGCAGGACTTCCAGGCTGAAGGCACCGCTG agcatttaaatagaaaacaaGAG GAACCCAGAGGGACAAACGTAGCACCAGGAATCGGGCAGGAGGAACGTTTTTTTAACAAAGTGGAAGATGATGTGAGTCGAATTATCCAGAGGGAGAAAAGACTTGAACAGTATGTGAACAGCCCGGGACAAGAAGTCAACATATCCACAGAACATGAACCG GATCCCCGGGCAGAACAACTGAAATATGAGCTGGAGAAGAAGGACCAGGAGATTAAAAAGCTAAAGAAGACCATCTCAGAGTGGGAG GTGAAATACAAAGAGGTGAAAGCAAGAAATGCTCAGCTTCTTAAGATGCTCCAACAGGGGGAGA TGAAAGACAAAGCAGAAATACTTCTACAGGTAGAAGAAATGCTGCATATCAAAGAAGAACTGTCATCACAG GTAACAATATTACATGCTGCTCTCGAGCAAGAAAGATCAAAAGTTAAAGGGCTCCAATCAGAGCAACCAAAACATCAG GGAAACAAGAAAGGGAAGAAAGGCTCTGAGGTGGATCAATGA
- the gkap1 gene encoding G kinase-anchoring protein 1 isoform X2, translating to MASSAMITVPTTASRFALLQIDSDSDSDTSDPGKTNSKPGRDSSSGKPRQGKSGPTTGSGGKGAQGSEKKKDKKKKKKEQQQSEANELRNLAFKKIPQKSCAPPPCVTLSGIASELLNPGDHSIPSEGWQQWKQRDEQITTELYEADLEKALILSKLEYEQQKQSSTNSASPKSRGGKEGGGKKDKKKSQQAKDKKTVSLQDFQAEGTAEHLNRKQEEPRGTNVAPGIGQEERFFNKVEDDVSRIIQREKRLEQYVNSPGQEVNISTEHEPDPRAEQLKYELEKKDQEIKKLKKTISEWEVKYKEVKARNAQLLKMLQQGEMKDKAEILLQVEEMLHIKEELSSQVTILHAALEQERSKVKGLQSEQPKHQGNKKGKKGSEVDQ from the exons ATGGCATCCTCTGCAATGATCACTGTCCCGACCACCGCCTCCCGGTTCGCCCTGCTTCAGATTGACTCTGATTCGGACTCCGACACCTCCGATCCTGGGAAGACGAACAGCAAACCCGGCAGGGACTCCTCATCCGGGAAGCCCAGACAGGGGAAATCTGGACCAACAACAGGATCAGGGGGTAAAGGTGCTCAAGGTAGCGAGAagaagaaagacaagaaaaagaagaagaaggagcaGCAGCAAAGTGAGGCGAATGAG CTGCGTAATCTGGCCTTCAAGAAGATTCCTCAAAAGTCCTGTGCCCCTCCGCCCTGTGTGACGCTGTCAGGAATAGCAAGTGAGCTCCTTAACCCAGGAGACCACAGCATACCTTCAGAGGGGTGGCAACAGTGGAAACAGAGAGATGAACAG ATAACCACAGAGCTGTATGAGGCAGATTTAGAAAAGGCCTTGATTCTAAGTAAACTGGAATATgaacaacagaaacag agcagcacaaacTCGGCTTCGCCAAAGTCACGAGGAGGAAAAGAGGGCGGTGGGAAGAAGGACAAGAAGAAAAGTCAGCAggcaaaagacaaaaagacaGTTTCTCTGCAGGACTTCCAGGCTGAAGGCACCGCTG agcatttaaatagaaaacaaGAG GAACCCAGAGGGACAAACGTAGCACCAGGAATCGGGCAGGAGGAACGTTTTTTTAACAAAGTGGAAGATGATGTGAGTCGAATTATCCAGAGGGAGAAAAGACTTGAACAGTATGTGAACAGCCCGGGACAAGAAGTCAACATATCCACAGAACATGAACCG GATCCCCGGGCAGAACAACTGAAATATGAGCTGGAGAAGAAGGACCAGGAGATTAAAAAGCTAAAGAAGACCATCTCAGAGTGGGAG GTGAAATACAAAGAGGTGAAAGCAAGAAATGCTCAGCTTCTTAAGATGCTCCAACAGGGGGAGA TGAAAGACAAAGCAGAAATACTTCTACAGGTAGAAGAAATGCTGCATATCAAAGAAGAACTGTCATCACAG GTAACAATATTACATGCTGCTCTCGAGCAAGAAAGATCAAAAGTTAAAGGGCTCCAATCAGAGCAACCAAAACATCAG GGAAACAAGAAAGGGAAGAAAGGCTCTGAGGTGGATCAATGA